From a region of the Zingiber officinale cultivar Zhangliang chromosome 4B, Zo_v1.1, whole genome shotgun sequence genome:
- the LOC121977775 gene encoding uncharacterized protein LOC121977775 — MTLLEEHRFVWKKKGCSIMSDGWTDKKRRSICNFLVNSEKGTIFLQSTDTSDISKTADKVFEMLNEIVDKVGEQNVVQVITDNAANYKAAGEMLMCKRKCIFWTPCAAHCIDLMLENFEKKLKIHEVTISKARRISTFIYSRTLLIFQLRKCTKGRDIIRPAVTRFATAYLSLSCINELKSGLQQLFTSDFWKTSRFSKIQEGKFVQKTILDGRFWRNVVTCLKAASPLIKALRLVDSEEPTMGFIYKAMEAAKEKIKVNFGGEKKLYEPVWKIIDERWKNQLHHPLHAAGYFLNPVYQYSLDFEADSRVKNGLYDCMERMIDDRDVRSAIHAQLESFKKAKGLFGRDAAKLTIGKKSPAEWWDSFGDDCPELQNWAIRILSLTCSSSGCERNWSAFEMVHTKKRNRLHQKKMNDLVFVYYNLKMQGKKSKEVSQTPTTFEEFPSDDEWITEAPSSAGLNLVDEDYDANINNDPLELINLVDDVDNLEDTEITSVHVGVESNIGDKDAIGCDNELDGTDDFDAEDEDEDGVDDLDVTMDDLS; from the exons ATGACTTTGCTTGAAGAGCATCGATTTGTGTGGAAAAAAAAAGGATGTTCTATTATGTCTGATGGATGGACTGACAAGAAAAGACGATCTATATGTAATTTCTTAGTGAATAGTGAGAAGGGGACGATCTTTTTGCAATCCACTGACACATCTGATATCTCAAAGACAGCAGATAAGGTTTTTGAAATGTTAAATGAAATTGTGGATAAAGTTGGTGAACAAAATGTTGTGCAAGTAATCACCGATAATGCAGCAAATTATAAAGCAGCAGGAGAGATGTTGATGTGTAAGAGAAAATGCATTTTTTGGACACCATGTGCAGCTCATTGCATTGATTTGATGCTTGAAAACTTtgagaaaaaattaaaaatccacgAAGTCACAATTTCAAAGGCAAGAAGAATTTCAACTTTCATATATTCGAGGACTCTTCTCATATTTCAATTAAGAAAATGTACAAAGGGAAGAGATATAATCCGGCCTGCTGTTACAAGATTTGCAACTGCATATTTGTCTTTGAGTTGTATTAATGAACTTAAAAGTGGTTTGCAACAGTTGTTCACATCTGATTTTTGGAAGACTAGTCGATTTTCAAAGATACAGGAGGGAAAGTTTGTTCAAAAGACCATTTTAGATGGGAGGTTTTGGCGTAATGTAGTTACATGTCTGAAGGCAGCAAGTCCTCTCATTAAAGCACTTCGATTGGTAGACTCTGAAGAGCCTACTATGGGTTTTATTTATAAGGCAATGGAAGCTgcaaaggagaaaataaaagtCAACTTTGGCGGCGAGAAAAAACT TTATGAACCGGTATGGAAGATTATTGATGAAAGATGGAAAAATCAACTTCATCACCCATTACATGCTGCAGGTTATTTTTTGAACCCTGTGTATCAATATAGCCTAGATTTTGAAGCGGATTCAAGGGTAAAAAATGGACTTTATGACTGCATGGAGCGAATGATAGATGATCGAGATGTGAGAAGTGCGATTCATGCACAATTGGAATCCTTCAAGAAAGCAAAAGGGCTGTTTGGTCGTGATGCAGCAAAGTTAACCATAGGTAAAAAATCTCCTGCAGAGTGGTGGGATTCTTTTGGTGATGATTGTCCTGAATTGCAGAATTGGGCTATACGTATATTGAGTTTGACTTGCAGCTCGTCTGGATGCGAACGTAATTGGAGTGCTTTTGAGATG GTTCATACAAAAAAGAGAAATCGCTTGCATCAGAAGAAAATGAATGACTTAGTATTTGTTTACTATAACTTGAAGATGCAAGGGAAGAAGTCCAAGGAAGTTAGTCAAACTCCAACTACTTTTGAAGAGTTCCCCTCTGATGATGAATGGATAACTGAAGCACCTAGTTCTGCAGGATTGAATTTAGTGGATGAAGATTATGATGCTAACATAAATAATGATCCTTTAGAGCTAATTAACCTTGTTGATGATGTAGATAATTTAGAGGACACGGAGATTACCAGTGTTCATGTAGGAGTTGAGAGTAACATAGGTGATAAAGATGCTATAGGATGTGATAATGAGCTTGATGGTACTGATGATTTTGATgctgaggatgaagatgaagatggagtTGATGATTTGGATGTCACCATGGATGATTTATCTTAG